One genomic region from Ornithinimicrobium flavum encodes:
- a CDS encoding tyrosine-type recombinase/integrase — translation MNHEGRTVPLGMFDTLMDARAALSIARADAARGIFVPPAQHRAARKAEAEQAVAEGMTLREWSEKWLAALEANPDRSKGTIVAYRSVLKNHVLPQLGDVRLIDLTTDLVAEHLAALARLPSKRHAGARRNGIAPNSAIVLRSCINAAVKARAGGLQTFSFPEVPKHRRVRPEDAQGDVATPDEVRALTEAMPEHLRIAVPLAAWCALRMGEVLGLQRRDLEHLEDPDRATLHVRRQWNSQAGALTPPKADSARSIAIPAALLPDLAHHLDTFTGPQAADPVVCGPRGTRVSQSTLDRHWREARDKAGRPGFHFHSLRHTGLSAYAVQGATLAELLYRGGHTDVTVALRYQHASAARDRALTKRLSQQIAL, via the coding sequence ATGAATCACGAGGGGCGAACTGTTCCCCTCGGCATGTTCGACACCCTTATGGACGCCCGGGCAGCGCTGAGCATAGCCAGGGCCGACGCCGCACGCGGGATCTTCGTCCCGCCCGCTCAGCACCGGGCCGCCCGCAAGGCTGAGGCCGAACAAGCCGTCGCCGAGGGCATGACGCTGCGGGAGTGGTCCGAGAAGTGGCTGGCCGCGCTGGAGGCCAATCCCGACAGGTCTAAGGGCACGATCGTCGCGTACCGGTCCGTGCTCAAGAACCACGTCCTCCCCCAGCTCGGGGACGTGCGGCTCATCGACCTGACCACCGATCTCGTGGCCGAACACCTGGCCGCGCTGGCCCGCCTGCCGAGCAAGCGGCACGCGGGTGCCCGCAGGAACGGCATCGCCCCTAACAGCGCGATCGTGCTCCGGTCTTGCATCAACGCTGCCGTGAAAGCACGCGCCGGCGGCCTCCAGACGTTCTCGTTCCCGGAAGTACCCAAGCATCGCCGCGTCCGGCCCGAAGATGCGCAGGGCGACGTGGCGACGCCTGACGAGGTGCGGGCATTGACCGAGGCCATGCCTGAGCATCTGCGCATCGCGGTTCCACTGGCCGCGTGGTGCGCGTTGCGGATGGGTGAGGTGCTCGGCCTCCAACGTCGCGACCTCGAGCACCTCGAGGACCCCGACCGGGCCACCCTGCATGTCCGCCGACAGTGGAACAGCCAGGCGGGGGCCCTGACCCCACCCAAGGCGGACAGCGCACGAAGCATCGCCATACCTGCTGCGCTGCTACCGGACCTGGCCCACCACCTCGACACCTTCACCGGTCCCCAGGCCGCAGACCCCGTCGTCTGCGGTCCGAGAGGCACACGGGTCAGTCAGTCCACGCTCGACCGGCACTGGCGAGAGGCCAGGGACAAGGCCGGGCGGCCAGGTTTCCACTTCCACAGCCTGCGGCACACCGGACTCAGTGCGTACGCGGTCCAGGGGGCGACTCTGGCAGAGCTGCTGTACAGAGGCGGCCACACAGATGTCACGGTCGCCCTCCGATACCAGCACGCGAGCGCCGCTCGGGACAGGGCACTGACCAAGCGGCTGAGCCAGCAGATTGCCCTCTAG
- a CDS encoding excisionase family DNA-binding protein yields MVTQAAERTGLSTYTLRRRIADGRLPAYRSGSRIIRVDPDDVDKLLTRIPAVNRRG; encoded by the coding sequence GTGGTCACCCAAGCCGCCGAGCGGACCGGGCTGAGCACCTACACGCTTCGGCGAAGGATTGCAGACGGCCGGTTGCCGGCATACCGCAGCGGGTCCCGCATCATCCGGGTCGACCCTGACGACGTCGACAAGTTGCTGACGCGTATCCCGGCGGTCAACCGGCGCGGCTAG
- a CDS encoding peroxiredoxin family protein → MLLTSRPASDAQTRPAPTFALTDTDGQVVSLEQFRGSNVLLYFNEGAGCQSCLVQMAEIEKDEDLFADLDLTVLPIVMNTRDQITRDMQRNGVRTPFLLDDGTVSDAYGTLGKGMHAGLPGHSFVLIDRDGQQRWYGEYPSMWLSPTDLLVQVQEHLPA, encoded by the coding sequence ATGCTGCTGACCTCACGCCCAGCCTCCGACGCCCAGACCCGCCCGGCGCCCACCTTCGCCCTGACCGACACCGACGGCCAGGTGGTCAGCCTGGAGCAGTTCCGCGGGAGCAACGTTCTCCTCTACTTCAACGAGGGGGCAGGTTGCCAGTCCTGCCTGGTTCAGATGGCCGAGATCGAGAAGGACGAGGACCTGTTCGCGGACCTGGACCTCACCGTCCTGCCCATCGTCATGAACACCCGCGACCAGATCACCCGCGACATGCAGCGCAACGGGGTGCGCACACCGTTCCTCCTCGACGACGGCACCGTGTCCGACGCCTACGGCACCCTGGGCAAGGGCATGCACGCCGGCCTGCCCGGCCACAGCTTCGTCCTCATCGACCGTGACGGCCAGCAGCGCTGGTACGGGGAGTACCCCTCCATGTGGCTGTCACCGACCGACCTGCTCGTGCAGGTCCAGGAGCACCTGCCCGCCTGA
- a CDS encoding multicopper oxidase family protein, giving the protein MRPVSRRTALTMGGVGLAGTLVGGTGLWRELSAPDADGAFGGRGDEGGDDELVEPEVLSSSDGRLEVQLQARFGTHEVAGRSARTMGYNGGVPGPTLRLRPGDLLRIALENQLDHVTNLHVHGLHVTPEGNGDNVFLEIGPGESRQYEYRLPEDHPPGVYWYHPHHHGTVADQLFAGLYGAIVVEEDDPPALDRERVLVVSDITLTGDGSVEAPSMPERMMGREGELVLVDGQVEPLLRGRAGERERWRVVNACSSRYLSLRLAGEGTDVQVLGRDVGRLARPVDLDQVVLAPGNRLDLLVDLAEGGSELVAVPVDRGQMMGGMMGDDVGPEDAERVLARLEVGRGGGSSAGGSGDGTAGGAPGPDGPLADLREARVDRRRELTMEMSMGGMMGGGGGGKMMDFTIDGRSFDVDRVDQQVRLGTVEEWTIGNVGPLDHPFHLHVWPMQVMDVDGRRPQDPLWLDVVNVPAEGSVTVRIRFADFGGRTVYHCHILDHEDLGMMGTILVE; this is encoded by the coding sequence GTGAGGCCGGTCAGCCGTCGCACCGCGCTGACGATGGGTGGCGTGGGACTGGCGGGGACGCTCGTCGGTGGGACGGGTTTGTGGCGCGAGCTGTCCGCCCCCGACGCCGACGGGGCCTTCGGGGGTCGGGGCGACGAAGGCGGGGACGACGAGCTCGTTGAGCCCGAGGTGCTCAGCAGCAGCGACGGGCGGCTCGAGGTGCAGCTCCAGGCCCGGTTCGGCACGCACGAGGTCGCCGGACGGTCGGCCAGGACGATGGGTTACAACGGGGGCGTGCCGGGCCCGACGCTGCGGCTGCGGCCCGGGGACCTGCTGCGGATCGCGCTGGAGAATCAGCTGGACCACGTCACCAACCTGCACGTGCACGGGCTGCACGTCACCCCCGAGGGGAACGGTGACAACGTCTTCCTCGAGATCGGGCCCGGGGAGAGCCGCCAGTACGAGTACCGGCTGCCCGAGGACCATCCGCCGGGCGTCTACTGGTACCACCCGCACCATCACGGCACCGTGGCCGACCAGCTGTTCGCCGGGCTCTACGGGGCCATCGTCGTGGAGGAGGACGATCCTCCGGCCCTCGACCGCGAGCGAGTCCTGGTCGTCTCGGACATCACCCTGACCGGGGACGGGTCCGTCGAAGCTCCCTCGATGCCGGAGCGGATGATGGGCCGCGAGGGCGAGCTGGTCCTGGTCGACGGCCAGGTCGAGCCCCTGCTGCGCGGCCGGGCGGGTGAGCGGGAGCGCTGGCGGGTCGTCAACGCCTGCTCCTCGCGCTACCTGTCGCTGCGTCTGGCGGGTGAGGGCACCGACGTGCAGGTCCTTGGCCGTGACGTGGGCCGCCTTGCCCGGCCGGTCGACCTGGACCAGGTGGTGCTGGCCCCCGGCAACCGGCTGGACCTGCTGGTCGACCTGGCCGAGGGCGGGAGCGAGCTGGTCGCCGTGCCCGTGGACCGCGGTCAGATGATGGGCGGGATGATGGGCGACGACGTCGGCCCGGAGGACGCCGAGCGGGTCCTGGCGCGGCTGGAGGTCGGGCGGGGAGGCGGGTCGAGCGCCGGTGGCTCCGGCGACGGCACCGCCGGTGGGGCTCCTGGTCCCGACGGACCGCTGGCGGACCTGCGCGAGGCCCGCGTCGACCGGCGACGGGAGCTGACCATGGAGATGTCCATGGGCGGGATGATGGGCGGCGGTGGAGGCGGCAAGATGATGGACTTCACCATCGACGGGCGGTCCTTCGACGTCGACCGCGTCGACCAGCAGGTGCGGCTGGGCACCGTGGAGGAGTGGACGATCGGCAACGTCGGTCCCCTGGACCACCCGTTCCACCTGCACGTGTGGCCGATGCAGGTCATGGACGTGGACGGACGCCGCCCCCAGGACCCGCTGTGGCTGGACGTGGTGAACGTCCCCGCCGAGGGCAGCGTGACCGTGCGGATCAGGTTCGCCGACTTCGGCGGGCGGACCGTGTACCACTGCCACATCCTCGACCACGAGGACCTCGGCATGATGGGGACGATCCTCGTCGAGTGA
- a CDS encoding cytochrome c biogenesis CcdA family protein, with protein MGELLTTGSVLAAFLAGGVALFAPCCIVFLAPSYLAAAVKNRRWRLLPLTFLFAAGLGLVMVPITLGIGLVASAVANYHTPLYYAGGALMLALAAISISGRMLTLPASLRAPDTRSGDGLSFFSLGVFSGIASSCCAPVLAGVMTLSALSGSAVGGFALGLAYTFGMVFPLFVMALFWDRFRLGERRFLQARPVRLQLGGRVLFTNSINIVVAATFTAMGVFVIYLAGTGTMTSGPQFQVEIGQGLAGLFDRFEQWVSPLPEPLLGMGVMVLAAVFVVATLRDRRRPQGPPGPDDHTTGFGAAADTCHHAPALRTGAVPDDAEHR; from the coding sequence ATGGGCGAGCTGCTCACCACCGGCTCGGTGCTGGCCGCGTTCCTGGCAGGAGGGGTGGCCCTGTTCGCCCCCTGCTGCATCGTGTTCCTGGCCCCCAGCTACCTCGCCGCGGCCGTCAAGAACCGGCGGTGGCGGCTGCTGCCCCTCACCTTCCTGTTCGCAGCCGGCCTGGGCCTGGTCATGGTGCCGATCACCCTGGGTATCGGCCTGGTCGCCTCCGCGGTCGCGAACTACCACACCCCGCTGTACTACGCCGGCGGCGCGCTCATGCTGGCACTCGCCGCAATCAGCATCTCCGGGCGCATGCTCACCCTCCCCGCATCACTGCGCGCCCCCGACACCCGAAGTGGCGACGGGCTCAGCTTCTTCAGCCTCGGCGTGTTCTCCGGCATCGCCAGCAGCTGCTGCGCCCCCGTCCTGGCCGGGGTCATGACCCTCTCGGCTCTCTCCGGATCCGCAGTCGGAGGTTTCGCCCTCGGTCTTGCCTACACCTTCGGGATGGTCTTCCCCCTGTTCGTCATGGCCCTGTTCTGGGACCGCTTCCGCCTGGGGGAGCGACGCTTCCTACAGGCACGCCCCGTCCGGCTGCAGCTCGGCGGCCGGGTCCTGTTCACCAACTCGATCAACATCGTGGTGGCGGCCACCTTCACCGCGATGGGCGTCTTCGTGATCTACCTCGCCGGCACCGGGACGATGACCAGCGGCCCGCAGTTCCAGGTCGAGATCGGCCAGGGTCTCGCCGGTCTGTTCGACCGCTTCGAGCAGTGGGTCTCCCCGCTGCCGGAGCCCCTGCTGGGCATGGGCGTGATGGTGCTGGCGGCCGTCTTCGTCGTCGCCACCCTGCGAGACCGCCGCCGCCCCCAGGGTCCCCCCGGTCCCGACGACCACACCACCGGATTCGGCGCCGCCGCCGACACCTGCCACCACGCGCCGGCGCTGCGTACCGGTGCCGTCCCCGACGACGCAGAGCACCGCTGA
- a CDS encoding DUF305 domain-containing protein, protein MMSSPHEQHDQHESSGQSEQDHQQHRKHERKMYLIFAAMITTSTVTMFLLTYTNAWTWGHMTFSEERVYMALLMGSAMAIIMLAFMWGMMYKNVTVNLAIIAGALVLGLTALWLSRSQTFVEDQAYMNGMIPHHSIAILTSERADIDDVRVRELADEIIEAQRTEIAEMKWLVEDIEQNGAVTTTEEAEQRPVPELGTNP, encoded by the coding sequence ATGATGTCCAGCCCGCACGAGCAGCACGACCAGCACGAGTCCTCCGGGCAGTCCGAGCAGGATCACCAGCAGCACAGGAAGCACGAGCGGAAGATGTACCTGATCTTCGCCGCGATGATCACCACCTCGACGGTGACGATGTTCCTGCTGACCTACACCAACGCCTGGACCTGGGGGCACATGACGTTCAGCGAGGAGCGGGTCTACATGGCCCTGCTGATGGGCTCGGCCATGGCCATCATCATGCTCGCCTTCATGTGGGGGATGATGTACAAGAACGTCACGGTCAACCTGGCGATCATCGCCGGCGCGCTCGTCCTGGGCCTGACCGCGCTGTGGCTCTCCCGCTCGCAGACCTTCGTGGAGGACCAGGCGTACATGAACGGGATGATCCCGCACCACTCGATCGCCATCCTCACCAGCGAGCGTGCTGACATCGACGATGTGCGCGTGCGCGAGCTGGCCGACGAGATCATCGAGGCCCAGCGCACGGAGATCGCCGAGATGAAGTGGCTCGTGGAGGACATCGAGCAGAACGGCGCGGTCACCACCACCGAGGAGGCCGAGCAGCGGCCGGTACCGGAGCTCGGGACCAACCCGTGA
- a CDS encoding SHOCT domain-containing protein: MYGNGWGMGMGMGWMWLVWLLVIIAVVALVALLVRSGGDRARTRGPVDQPHPQPPAHEADEASTSGGRSAARRILDERYARGEIDEQDYQERRRRLNEPDG, translated from the coding sequence ATGTACGGCAACGGATGGGGCATGGGTATGGGCATGGGCTGGATGTGGCTCGTGTGGCTCCTGGTCATCATCGCCGTCGTCGCCCTCGTGGCGCTGCTGGTCCGCTCCGGCGGCGACCGGGCCCGCACGCGCGGGCCGGTCGACCAGCCACACCCGCAGCCACCCGCGCACGAGGCCGACGAGGCGAGCACGTCCGGCGGCAGGTCCGCGGCGCGGCGGATCCTCGACGAGAGGTATGCCCGTGGGGAGATCGACGAGCAGGACTACCAGGAACGGCGCCGACGCCTCAACGAGCCGGACGGCTGA
- a CDS encoding DUF305 domain-containing protein has product MTFSAPRPVLTAALALTLALGACSTSTEPVSEPPASPTTSSPTRDLEGTTAEDPAGATAAQTSHNSMDTQFAQQMIVHHEGAVEMAQLAQERAITPQVQDLAGQIEAAQDPEIELMHTWLQAWGEPSMPEDDMADMGHGDMGTTMQMEGMTQQEAMAELESHSGQEFDRRFLELMIEHHRGAILMAEGALTEGQDPQAQELAQQVVADQEAEIDVMEQMLEDL; this is encoded by the coding sequence GTGACCTTCTCAGCACCGCGACCAGTCCTGACCGCCGCCCTCGCGCTGACCCTGGCGCTCGGTGCCTGCAGCACCAGCACCGAGCCGGTGTCCGAACCGCCGGCGAGCCCCACGACCTCGAGCCCGACGAGGGATCTCGAGGGCACCACCGCAGAAGATCCGGCAGGAGCGACGGCGGCGCAGACCTCGCACAACTCGATGGACACCCAGTTCGCCCAGCAGATGATCGTGCACCACGAGGGCGCCGTCGAGATGGCCCAGCTGGCCCAGGAACGCGCCATCACTCCTCAGGTGCAGGACCTGGCCGGGCAGATCGAGGCGGCTCAGGACCCCGAGATCGAGCTTATGCACACCTGGCTGCAGGCATGGGGTGAGCCTTCCATGCCCGAGGACGACATGGCCGACATGGGCCACGGAGACATGGGCACGACGATGCAGATGGAGGGGATGACCCAGCAGGAAGCGATGGCCGAGCTGGAGTCGCACTCCGGGCAGGAGTTCGACCGCCGGTTCCTGGAGCTGATGATCGAGCACCACCGTGGAGCCATCCTGATGGCCGAGGGGGCTCTGACCGAGGGACAGGACCCGCAGGCTCAGGAGCTGGCGCAGCAGGTGGTGGCCGACCAGGAGGCCGAGATCGATGTGATGGAACAGATGCTGGAGGACCTGTGA
- a CDS encoding thioredoxin family protein — MTTTSTSRPVQIEVVDSPGCHSCDETHRVLAALEEDGYLIEVRSFDARTPQGQDLMQEHRAGLTPLVLVDGAFFSQGGVSRRELITLLES, encoded by the coding sequence GTGACGACCACCAGTACATCCCGACCCGTGCAGATCGAGGTCGTGGACAGCCCTGGATGCCACTCGTGCGACGAGACGCACCGCGTGCTGGCCGCGCTCGAGGAGGACGGGTACCTCATCGAGGTCAGGTCCTTCGACGCGCGCACCCCGCAGGGGCAGGACCTCATGCAGGAGCACCGGGCCGGGCTCACCCCGCTGGTGCTCGTCGACGGGGCCTTCTTCAGCCAGGGCGGGGTCTCGCGCCGCGAGCTGATCACCCTGCTGGAGAGCTGA
- the orn gene encoding oligoribonuclease has product MTGLDLEADALVEVACLVTDSELNVLGEGVDLVIRPPQEALDQMGEFVTAMHTESGLLPLLAGGISLEEAQTQVMAYVREHVPTERKAPLGGNTVSTDRAFLARDMPELDTHLHYRIVDVSSVKELARRWYPRAYFAAPKKTGGHRALGDIRDSIAELRYYREAIFKDAPGLDSASLREIAARHTST; this is encoded by the coding sequence ATGACGGGCCTGGACCTGGAGGCGGACGCCCTGGTGGAGGTGGCCTGCCTGGTCACCGACTCCGAGCTGAACGTCCTCGGCGAGGGTGTCGACCTGGTCATCCGGCCTCCGCAGGAAGCGCTGGACCAGATGGGTGAGTTCGTCACCGCCATGCACACAGAGTCCGGCCTCCTGCCGCTGCTCGCGGGCGGCATCAGCCTGGAGGAGGCGCAGACCCAGGTGATGGCCTACGTGCGCGAGCACGTGCCCACCGAGCGCAAGGCCCCCCTCGGCGGCAACACCGTCAGCACCGACCGGGCCTTCCTCGCCCGGGACATGCCCGAGCTGGACACCCACCTGCACTACCGGATCGTCGACGTGTCCTCGGTCAAGGAGCTCGCCCGGCGGTGGTACCCCCGTGCCTACTTCGCCGCGCCGAAGAAGACCGGCGGTCACCGCGCCCTCGGGGACATCCGGGACAGCATCGCCGAGCTGCGCTACTACCGCGAGGCGATCTTCAAGGACGCCCCCGGTCTGGACAGCGCCAGCCTGCGGGAGATCGCGGCGCGGCACACCTCGACCTGA
- a CDS encoding four-helix bundle copper-binding protein, protein MTHHVTTMLQTYPKDLGSVDQQKLAECIEACFECAQTCTACADACLAEDMVADLVTCIRKNLDCADVCAATGNVLSRQTGNTVETTRAALEACRTACTVCGEECEQHAQMHEHCRVCAEACRRCEQACADLLTTLS, encoded by the coding sequence ATGACCCACCACGTGACCACGATGCTGCAGACCTACCCCAAGGACCTGGGGTCGGTCGACCAGCAGAAGCTCGCCGAGTGCATCGAGGCGTGCTTCGAGTGCGCCCAGACCTGCACCGCGTGCGCGGACGCCTGCCTGGCCGAGGACATGGTGGCCGACCTGGTCACCTGCATCCGCAAGAACCTCGACTGCGCCGACGTGTGCGCCGCCACCGGCAACGTCCTGTCACGGCAGACCGGGAACACCGTGGAGACGACCCGGGCCGCGCTGGAGGCCTGCCGCACCGCCTGCACGGTATGCGGCGAGGAGTGCGAGCAGCACGCCCAGATGCACGAGCACTGCCGGGTCTGCGCCGAGGCCTGCCGCCGCTGCGAGCAGGCGTGCGCCGACCTGCTCACCACCCTGAGCTGA
- a CDS encoding potassium channel family protein, whose protein sequence is MEVVATVAGIVVIVIGLHDMFHTLLHPTGQGRLSRLVLVGAWRISRATGHRLGSTVGPLAMVVVILLWVLLQLLGWALIYLPHVPEGFMYSSGVDPSDYPDVLEAVYLSAVTLSTLGYGDMVATDLWIRTAAPLQALTGFALLTAALTWFTQIYPPLSRRRSLALELKGLADSDWAQSVDAEDPAVLSRVLDTLAAEMLKVRIDFAQHSEGFYFQEREPDFALARQLPYALQLRDVALASSQTVVRRSGRQLSLAIEELSSELDDNFLHTGGDPEKVFAAYAADHGQEPRA, encoded by the coding sequence ATGGAGGTGGTGGCGACCGTCGCCGGGATCGTGGTGATCGTGATCGGTCTCCACGACATGTTCCACACCCTGCTGCACCCGACCGGGCAGGGGCGTCTGAGCCGCTTGGTGCTGGTCGGGGCGTGGCGGATCTCCAGGGCGACCGGGCACCGCCTGGGCTCGACCGTGGGGCCCCTGGCGATGGTCGTGGTCATCCTGCTGTGGGTGCTGCTGCAGCTGCTCGGGTGGGCATTGATTTATCTGCCGCACGTCCCCGAGGGGTTCATGTACTCCTCCGGGGTGGATCCCTCGGACTACCCGGACGTCCTGGAGGCCGTGTACCTCTCGGCGGTCACGCTGTCCACCCTGGGCTACGGGGACATGGTGGCGACCGACCTGTGGATCCGGACGGCTGCACCCCTGCAGGCCCTCACCGGGTTCGCCCTGCTCACCGCCGCCCTGACGTGGTTCACCCAGATCTACCCGCCCCTCTCCCGTCGCCGCTCCCTTGCCCTGGAGCTCAAGGGCCTGGCCGACAGCGACTGGGCGCAGAGCGTGGACGCGGAGGACCCGGCGGTGCTGAGCCGGGTGCTCGACACTCTCGCAGCCGAAATGCTTAAGGTGCGCATCGACTTCGCCCAGCACAGTGAGGGCTTCTACTTCCAGGAACGCGAGCCCGACTTCGCCCTGGCACGTCAGCTGCCCTACGCGCTTCAGCTGCGCGACGTTGCCCTGGCCTCGTCGCAGACGGTGGTGCGACGCAGCGGGCGTCAGCTGTCACTGGCCATCGAGGAGCTCAGCTCGGAGCTCGACGACAACTTCTTGCACACCGGGGGCGACCCCGAGAAGGTGTTCGCCGCCTACGCGGCCGACCATGGCCAGGAACCGCGCGCCTGA
- a CDS encoding ABC transporter substrate-binding protein gives MTDVVSRTGAPGEPPGTRGRQRAGASRRLRSLTALLSLSSLLTLTACGGGGGPEEIRFTFSKREALDFMQQVVADYNDSQDEVRVEMDTSGVDVVSASFVRGNPPDIMLANYNYEVARFVQRCALIDLSSTEAASRMREDLQPLMDQYGVCEGRTPALPYSVMAASVIYNKEIFAEHDLEVPQTWSDLIDVADTLEAAGVTPFYATFADAWTISQGWFDYSVGGSIDVLDFYDRLAAEGADVGPDSEVSFQRNFLEPVEKMMLLAENYTNPDSASRTYANGNVAFAGGEGAMYLQGPWAFGEIALTDPDLELGSFPLPMTEDPEDLKVRVNIDLAAMIPEGSDHQEAALDFLEYLFQPEVIEAYNESQLGFVPQEDAPEPEDPRIEGMTSYFESGQFYQGPGILIPRTIPTENYTQAIVFGADPQAQLATMDEDWARLAFRQPAPTAQSEESGR, from the coding sequence ATGACCGACGTCGTTTCCAGGACGGGAGCACCGGGCGAGCCGCCCGGGACCCGCGGACGCCAGCGCGCAGGCGCGTCGCGTCGGCTGAGGTCCCTCACGGCCCTGCTGTCCCTGTCCTCCCTCCTCACGCTGACGGCCTGCGGAGGAGGGGGAGGGCCGGAGGAGATCCGGTTCACCTTCAGCAAGCGCGAGGCACTGGACTTCATGCAGCAGGTGGTGGCCGACTACAACGACTCCCAGGACGAGGTCCGCGTCGAGATGGACACCTCGGGCGTCGACGTCGTCTCGGCGAGCTTCGTCCGCGGCAACCCGCCGGACATCATGCTGGCCAACTACAACTACGAGGTCGCCCGGTTCGTCCAGCGGTGCGCGCTGATCGACCTGTCGAGCACCGAGGCCGCGTCCCGGATGCGTGAGGACCTGCAGCCCCTCATGGACCAGTACGGCGTGTGCGAGGGCCGCACCCCCGCGCTCCCCTACTCGGTCATGGCGGCCTCGGTGATCTACAACAAGGAGATCTTCGCCGAGCACGACCTCGAGGTCCCGCAGACCTGGAGCGATCTCATCGACGTGGCCGACACCCTGGAGGCCGCGGGGGTCACCCCCTTCTACGCCACCTTCGCCGACGCCTGGACGATCAGCCAGGGCTGGTTCGACTACTCGGTCGGCGGGTCGATCGACGTGCTCGACTTCTACGACCGGCTGGCCGCCGAGGGCGCCGACGTCGGCCCCGACTCCGAGGTGTCCTTCCAGCGCAACTTCCTGGAGCCCGTCGAGAAGATGATGCTGCTGGCCGAGAACTACACCAACCCCGACTCCGCGAGCCGCACCTACGCCAACGGCAACGTGGCGTTCGCGGGCGGGGAGGGCGCGATGTACCTGCAGGGACCGTGGGCCTTCGGCGAGATCGCCCTGACCGATCCCGACCTGGAGCTGGGCAGCTTCCCGCTGCCGATGACCGAGGACCCCGAGGACCTCAAGGTCCGGGTCAACATCGACCTGGCCGCGATGATCCCTGAGGGCTCCGACCACCAGGAGGCCGCCCTCGACTTCCTCGAGTACCTGTTCCAGCCCGAGGTCATCGAGGCCTACAACGAGTCCCAGCTCGGCTTCGTGCCGCAGGAGGACGCGCCGGAGCCCGAGGACCCGCGGATCGAGGGGATGACCTCCTACTTCGAGAGCGGCCAGTTCTACCAGGGCCCCGGGATCCTCATCCCGCGGACGATCCCCACCGAGAACTACACCCAGGCCATCGTCTTCGGCGCCGACCCGCAGGCCCAGCTGGCGACGATGGACGAGGACTGGGCCCGGCTCGCCTTCCGGCAGCCGGCACCGACCGCACAGTCCGAGGAGTCGGGACGATGA
- a CDS encoding carbohydrate ABC transporter permease, which translates to MSATTATPKAPTTTTPRRAPRSSRKVEPIYYLFLFPAVALFTFAITIPGIIGIFFSFTDSIGIGEWKFIGFVNYVAAFSDPAILSSFLFTFGFAFVTVIVVNVIAFGLALGLTSRIRFKMGLRAMFVIPMVVSGIIIAYVFQFLFQNTVPSLGGALGISTLETSILANPDLAWIAIVIVTAWQAIPGTLLIYIAGLLAVPGEVYEAADIDGASPWQQLTRLTLPLVAGYVVINVILGFKNFLNAYDIIVGLTGGGPGTATRSIAMTIISGFMGGDYAYQMATATMFFVVAIIIAVLQLMVTRGRSSI; encoded by the coding sequence ATGAGCGCGACCACCGCCACCCCGAAGGCACCGACCACCACGACCCCCCGCAGGGCACCCAGGTCCTCGCGCAAGGTCGAGCCGATCTACTACCTGTTCCTCTTCCCCGCCGTCGCCCTGTTCACCTTCGCGATCACCATCCCGGGGATCATCGGCATCTTCTTCAGCTTCACCGACTCGATCGGCATCGGCGAGTGGAAGTTCATCGGCTTCGTCAACTACGTCGCGGCGTTCAGCGACCCGGCGATCCTCTCCAGCTTCCTGTTCACCTTCGGGTTCGCCTTCGTCACCGTCATCGTGGTCAACGTCATCGCCTTCGGGCTGGCGCTGGGGCTGACCTCGCGCATCCGTTTCAAGATGGGGCTGCGGGCGATGTTCGTCATCCCCATGGTCGTCTCGGGCATCATCATCGCCTACGTCTTCCAGTTCCTCTTCCAGAACACGGTCCCCTCGCTCGGTGGCGCCCTGGGCATCAGCACCCTGGAGACGAGCATCCTGGCCAACCCCGACCTGGCCTGGATCGCGATCGTCATCGTCACCGCCTGGCAGGCGATCCCCGGCACCCTGCTGATCTACATCGCCGGCCTGCTGGCGGTCCCCGGTGAGGTCTATGAGGCGGCGGACATCGACGGGGCCAGCCCGTGGCAGCAGCTGACCCGGCTGACCCTGCCCCTCGTCGCCGGCTACGTCGTCATCAACGTCATCCTCGGTTTCAAGAACTTCCTCAACGCCTACGACATCATCGTCGGCCTCACCGGCGGCGGACCGGGCACCGCGACGCGCAGCATCGCGATGACCATCATCAGCGGCTTCATGGGTGGCGACTACGCCTACCAGATGGCCACGGCGACGATGTTCTTCGTCGTGGCGATCATCATCGCCGTCCTTCAACTCATGGTCACACGCGGCAGGAGCTCGATCTGA